In Paenibacillus phoenicis, one genomic interval encodes:
- a CDS encoding DegV family protein codes for MGSIKIFADSTCDLPAEWIAQYDIGIVPLYVTFSEQTYKDGIDLTVPELYRKVDETGKLPKTAAPSPADFIEAFRPHIEEGRRILYISLSSELSSTYQNALIAADEFAEGMVTVFDSLNLSTGIGLQVMKAVNAAAEGKSVEEIVALLTAVRPQVETEFVIDSLDYLYKGGRCSGMQNIVGSLLKIRPVIKVENGKMTPAYKIRGSREKALDQLLNNALSHLSEMDKDLIFVTHSLADEDAKVLKEALEAKTNARQVAVSNAGCVISSHCGAKTIGILYTKKLA; via the coding sequence ATGGGTTCCATTAAAATTTTTGCTGACAGCACTTGTGATCTCCCCGCTGAATGGATTGCGCAGTACGACATCGGCATTGTGCCTCTGTATGTTACGTTTTCGGAACAAACCTACAAGGACGGGATCGATCTGACGGTGCCCGAGCTCTACCGGAAAGTCGATGAGACGGGCAAGCTGCCTAAGACGGCGGCACCGTCACCGGCGGATTTTATCGAAGCGTTTCGTCCCCATATTGAGGAAGGTCGGAGAATTCTCTATATCAGCTTGTCCTCAGAGCTGTCCTCAACTTATCAGAATGCGCTGATTGCCGCAGACGAATTTGCCGAAGGGATGGTGACGGTGTTCGATTCCCTGAATTTATCGACCGGCATCGGTCTGCAGGTGATGAAAGCCGTTAACGCCGCTGCAGAAGGCAAGAGCGTTGAGGAAATCGTTGCCCTGCTGACGGCCGTTCGTCCGCAGGTCGAGACCGAATTTGTCATCGATTCGCTGGATTATCTGTATAAGGGCGGCCGCTGCTCCGGTATGCAGAACATCGTTGGCAGCCTGCTGAAAATCCGGCCCGTCATCAAGGTCGAGAACGGAAAAATGACTCCGGCTTACAAAATCCGCGGCAGCCGGGAAAAAGCGCTGGATCAGCTGTTAAACAATGCGCTTAGCCATCTATCCGAGATGGATAAAGATCTTATCTTCGTGACGCACTCTTTGGCAGATGAGGACGCGAAGGTGCTGAAGGAAGCGTTAGAGGCCAAAACGAACGCCCGCCAGGTTGCGGTGTCCA
- a CDS encoding DegV family protein: MSKVKIFADSTSDLPAGWIERYDIGLVPLYVVFGNETFRDGIDITPLDIYRRVEAEGQLPKTTAPSPKDFMSAFGPYIDQGMDIVYISLSSKLSSTYQNALIAAAEFPEGRIHIVDSLTLCSGIGMLVMKAVRLAEKGWGAAEIAGQVAALRPQVVTQFVIDTLEYLYKGGRCSGMQNFIGSLLQIRPVLKLVDGNIIPAYKVRGRKEKAVQLMLDHALADKDHMDEDLILVAHTLAEEEAHRLAVILREQTGVREVAVAEAGCVISSHCGPHTVAIMYTRKSAAS; this comes from the coding sequence ATGTCTAAAGTGAAAATTTTTGCGGATAGTACCTCGGATCTGCCAGCCGGTTGGATCGAACGGTATGACATCGGCCTGGTTCCACTTTACGTCGTATTCGGCAATGAAACGTTCCGGGACGGCATCGACATTACCCCGCTCGATATCTATCGCCGAGTGGAGGCCGAGGGACAATTGCCCAAGACAACAGCACCGTCCCCGAAAGATTTTATGAGCGCCTTTGGCCCTTACATCGATCAAGGAATGGACATCGTGTATATCAGCTTGTCGTCCAAGCTGTCGTCCACCTATCAGAACGCGCTAATCGCAGCAGCGGAATTTCCCGAGGGCCGGATTCACATTGTGGATTCCTTGACCCTGTGCAGCGGAATCGGAATGCTCGTCATGAAGGCCGTGCGCCTAGCCGAGAAAGGATGGGGAGCCGCAGAAATCGCTGGACAAGTTGCCGCCTTACGCCCCCAAGTGGTGACGCAGTTTGTCATTGATACGCTGGAATATTTGTACAAAGGCGGTCGCTGCTCCGGCATGCAAAATTTTATCGGCAGCCTGCTGCAAATTCGGCCGGTACTGAAGCTGGTGGACGGGAACATCATCCCGGCTTACAAAGTACGGGGCCGCAAGGAGAAAGCCGTGCAGCTCATGCTTGATCATGCCCTGGCCGACAAGGATCACATGGACGAGGATCTGATCCTGGTCGCGCATACGCTCGCGGAGGAGGAGGCGCATCGGTTGGCCGTGATTTTGCGGGAGCAGACCGGTGTACGAGAAGTCGCCGTTGCGGAAGCCGGCTGCGTGATTTCGAGCCACTGCGGCCCCCATACCGTCGCGATTATGTATACAAGAAAATCGGCGGCTTCATAA
- a CDS encoding DUF423 domain-containing protein: MQRKYAGIGAIVMLLSVAFGAFGAHILKERIGDAAIGTFETGVHYQMIHGIAMLLTALFAAKWGDSKRLLWSGRLFLIGVILFSGSLYGLATLDLRWLGPVTPLGGVSFLAGWLLLALEAWKAAPRAGA, from the coding sequence GTGCAGCGAAAATATGCGGGGATCGGAGCGATTGTCATGCTTCTCTCCGTGGCGTTTGGTGCGTTTGGCGCCCATATTTTGAAAGAGCGGATCGGGGATGCAGCAATCGGCACCTTTGAGACCGGAGTCCATTATCAAATGATTCATGGCATCGCCATGCTGCTGACCGCGTTATTTGCCGCGAAGTGGGGAGATTCCAAGCGGCTGCTGTGGAGCGGACGGTTATTCCTGATCGGCGTGATCTTATTTTCAGGCAGCTTATATGGCCTTGCCACCTTGGACTTACGATGGCTTGGTCCGGTGACACCGCTTGGCGGCGTATCATTTCTAGCAGGCTGGCTGCTGCTCGCACTGGAAGCCTGGA